From the Bacteroidia bacterium genome, one window contains:
- a CDS encoding glycosyltransferase, producing the protein MTATRPDISIIIVSYNVRDLLENCLHSVYSALAGLHGEIFVVDNDSDDASVDMVRQRFPSVKLMANTANVGFAKANNLALQHAQGRYLLLLNPDTLVQEDTLQIMLRFFEENDDVGMAGCRIIRPDGSFEPACRRSFPSPWASFTKLTGLSTLFPRSPLFARYNLTYLSEDESYEVDAISGSFMMLKREVYDTIGGLDESYFMYGEDLDWCFRTQKAGWKLFYVHSTRIIHYGGESTKRSSIDATAEFYRAMQVFARKNLKLSRFSLGTISLGITLRLALSRSRYLLHTLKDPAADAATMTAALVGAELLRFGGFFQLPAYAYPTVYIVAVTMLVLSVWASGSYTKNSYGIVRSALGVLLSFFVISTLTFFFKDWGFSRAINLISTALALLLIPGRRTLHALMNPQERINPVTGRRTLLVGLNEQSLDVLERLRKSEERSYDVQGLIDLNRRRIGEVLQGVPIVGTVENIGKIIQEKRITDIILGPDVLSYGEILSMIGRTRGMDVHYRIVPRTMEFIVGKSSVDKLSAVPLLDVEYALMRPGNRFLKRLLDVLVSLPMSVLLYPFLSLFTKTENDGPIRQLLRGMPSVLAGRRSLVGHDESSATILPAAWPGKPGLTGLAQLRGGDSLSQEQTLGALLQYVRNYSVFLDIELLVRTVLRAMMNKQARK; encoded by the coding sequence GTGACGGCTACGCGTCCGGACATTTCTATCATCATCGTGAGCTACAACGTGCGTGACCTGCTGGAGAATTGCCTCCACTCGGTCTATTCGGCACTTGCGGGGCTGCATGGCGAAATCTTTGTCGTGGACAACGATTCCGACGACGCTTCCGTGGACATGGTGCGCCAGCGCTTTCCTTCCGTCAAACTCATGGCGAATACCGCGAATGTCGGTTTTGCCAAAGCCAACAACCTTGCGCTGCAACACGCGCAGGGACGCTATCTGCTGCTCCTGAATCCCGACACCCTGGTGCAGGAAGACACACTGCAGATCATGCTCCGGTTTTTTGAAGAGAACGACGATGTCGGCATGGCCGGCTGCAGAATCATCAGACCCGACGGTTCGTTCGAACCCGCCTGCCGCCGCAGCTTTCCCTCTCCATGGGCGTCGTTTACCAAACTCACAGGCCTGAGTACTCTCTTCCCCCGCTCTCCCCTCTTCGCGCGCTACAATCTTACCTATCTCAGCGAGGACGAGAGCTACGAAGTGGATGCCATTTCCGGCTCGTTCATGATGCTGAAACGGGAGGTGTACGACACTATCGGAGGACTCGACGAATCCTATTTCATGTACGGAGAGGATCTGGATTGGTGTTTTCGTACGCAAAAGGCCGGATGGAAGCTGTTTTATGTGCACAGCACGCGCATCATTCACTACGGTGGAGAAAGCACCAAGCGAAGCAGCATCGATGCGACGGCGGAGTTCTACCGCGCCATGCAGGTCTTCGCCCGCAAAAACCTGAAACTGTCCCGCTTCTCGCTCGGGACGATTTCCCTCGGCATCACCCTGCGTCTCGCACTGTCACGCTCGCGGTATCTCCTCCATACTCTTAAAGATCCGGCAGCCGATGCCGCCACAATGACCGCTGCGCTCGTTGGCGCGGAGCTGTTGCGCTTCGGCGGCTTTTTCCAACTGCCCGCCTACGCTTATCCGACAGTGTACATCGTTGCGGTAACCATGCTCGTGCTTAGCGTCTGGGCGTCCGGAAGCTACACAAAGAACAGCTACGGTATCGTTCGATCCGCTCTGGGTGTGCTGCTGAGCTTCTTTGTCATTTCCACGCTGACGTTTTTCTTCAAGGACTGGGGATTCAGCCGCGCAATCAATCTGATTTCCACCGCCCTGGCCCTCCTGCTCATCCCCGGACGCCGCACGTTGCACGCGCTCATGAATCCGCAGGAACGCATCAATCCCGTCACCGGCAGACGGACCTTGCTGGTGGGACTCAACGAGCAAAGTCTCGACGTATTGGAACGGCTTCGAAAGAGCGAAGAGCGAAGCTACGACGTGCAGGGGTTGATTGATCTGAACCGCAGAAGAATCGGAGAAGTCCTGCAGGGCGTCCCGATTGTGGGTACCGTGGAAAACATCGGAAAAATCATACAGGAAAAACGTATCACGGATATCATTCTCGGTCCCGATGTGCTCAGTTATGGTGAAATCCTGTCGATGATCGGCCGCACACGCGGAATGGACGTGCACTACCGCATTGTTCCCCGGACTATGGAGTTCATTGTCGGCAAAAGCAGCGTGGATAAACTCAGTGCTGTTCCCCTTCTGGATGTCGAGTACGCTCTGATGCGACCGGGCAATCGCTTTCTGAAACGGCTCCTGGACGTCCTTGTATCGTTACCGATGAGTGTGCTACTTTACCCTTTCCTCTCGCTGTTCACGAAGACGGAAAATGACGGCCCCATCAGGCAGTTGCTGCGCGGCATGCCTTCGGTGCTTGCGGGCCGCAGGAGTCTGGTCGGACATGACGAGAGTAGCGCGACGATCCTGCCTGCAGCCTGGCCGGGCAAACCCGGACTCACCGGTCTGGCGCAGCTGAGGGGCGGCGACAGCCTTTCGCAGGAGCAAACACTCGGAGCACTGCTGCAATACGTGAGAAACTATTCCGTGTTTCTGGACATCGAACTTCTCGTACGCACCGTCCTGCGCGCAATGATGAACAAACAAGCAAGGAAATAG
- a CDS encoding dihydroorotase, giving the protein MASYFFKNARVVDPVTGLDGDRDVLVVNGIIDRIGENLSASDAQTLDFTGKTIAPGFCDMHVHFREPGQEYKEDILSGAASAAAGGFTAVACMPNTDPPIDNAAVATLILKRAEGLAVDVYPIGAVTKGRKGESIAPMIELRESGCVAFSDDGSPVYNTKVLRTALEYASMLDVPVIQHAEDPHLFKGGAMNESLVSTQIGLPPISRLSEDTVVVRDIAFTAYVDGRYHLAHMSTAGAAEAVRDAKQRGLKVTSEVAPHHFSLTDEALRSYDSNYKMNPPLRTAEDVLAMKEALRDGTADAIATDHAPHAIHEKEVEFVYAPFGIIGLETAFGLSVTELLLDGWLTLPQLIEKLSTNPRRILGLPVIRIEEGQPANFSLLDLAAQWTVDVNDFRSKSRNSPFHGRVLTGKPLGIFNNGQLILNN; this is encoded by the coding sequence ATGGCATCGTATTTTTTCAAAAACGCACGCGTCGTTGATCCCGTCACCGGTCTCGATGGAGATCGCGACGTACTGGTGGTGAATGGCATCATCGATCGCATCGGTGAAAATCTCAGCGCTTCGGATGCACAGACACTCGATTTCACGGGGAAGACGATAGCTCCGGGATTTTGCGATATGCATGTCCATTTTCGTGAGCCGGGACAGGAATACAAAGAAGACATTCTCAGCGGCGCAGCATCGGCCGCGGCCGGCGGTTTCACCGCGGTCGCCTGCATGCCCAACACCGATCCGCCCATAGACAACGCGGCGGTGGCCACGCTGATCCTCAAACGTGCAGAAGGCCTCGCCGTGGACGTCTATCCCATCGGCGCCGTCACCAAGGGACGCAAAGGCGAATCCATCGCACCGATGATCGAGCTCCGCGAAAGCGGGTGTGTGGCGTTTTCCGACGATGGTTCGCCGGTATACAACACGAAGGTTCTCCGCACGGCGCTCGAATACGCGTCCATGCTCGATGTTCCCGTCATTCAGCATGCCGAGGATCCGCATCTTTTCAAGGGCGGCGCCATGAATGAGAGCCTTGTCTCTACGCAAATCGGCCTGCCTCCGATCTCGCGCCTTTCCGAGGACACGGTGGTGGTCCGTGACATTGCCTTCACCGCCTACGTGGACGGACGCTATCATCTGGCGCATATGAGTACAGCGGGTGCGGCAGAAGCCGTCCGTGATGCAAAACAGCGCGGCCTCAAGGTAACGAGCGAGGTGGCCCCGCATCACTTCTCACTCACAGACGAGGCACTGCGCAGCTACGACTCGAATTACAAAATGAATCCACCGCTGCGCACCGCCGAGGATGTGCTCGCCATGAAGGAAGCCCTTCGGGACGGCACCGCCGACGCCATCGCCACCGATCACGCACCGCATGCAATTCATGAAAAGGAAGTGGAGTTCGTCTACGCGCCGTTCGGCATCATCGGACTCGAAACAGCCTTCGGACTGTCCGTTACCGAGCTATTGCTCGACGGCTGGCTGACGCTTCCCCAGCTGATCGAGAAGCTGTCCACCAATCCCAGACGCATTCTGGGGTTGCCTGTGATCCGTATAGAAGAGGGGCAGCCCGCGAACTTCAGTTTACTCGATCTTGCTGCACAATGGACCGTGGATGTCAATGATTTCCGGTCGAAATCGCGCAACAGTCCGTTCCACGGCCGGGTGCTCACCGGGAAACCGCTGGGTATATTTAACAACGGACAGTTGATATTGAACAATTGA
- a CDS encoding SLBB domain-containing protein → MRTVLAFILSCLIFGFAPRSAAQILDDGNSGAPATFANQGGSYYNFTGGTGCDLKVSVWGYVSNPGRYRVPCETNLIDLLSFCGGPLDRGAESFLYRIKIVRRGGVDNENEIARVFEVDVDKYLQLKDFPMSTKELDLYPGDLIIVDGKESRGDTILRIAQIVVAITSIITSTIAVINLTK, encoded by the coding sequence TTGCGTACAGTTCTCGCTTTCATACTGTCATGCCTCATCTTCGGATTTGCGCCGCGTTCCGCGGCGCAAATCCTGGATGACGGCAATAGCGGTGCCCCCGCAACCTTCGCCAATCAAGGCGGTTCCTACTACAACTTTACCGGGGGAACCGGCTGCGACCTGAAAGTCAGTGTGTGGGGGTATGTCAGCAATCCGGGACGCTATCGCGTACCGTGTGAGACCAACTTGATCGATCTGTTGTCCTTTTGCGGTGGACCACTCGATCGCGGCGCGGAATCTTTTCTGTACCGCATCAAAATTGTTCGCCGCGGTGGTGTGGACAATGAAAATGAGATCGCCCGGGTGTTTGAGGTCGACGTAGACAAATATCTGCAGTTGAAGGATTTTCCGATGTCTACGAAGGAGTTGGATCTTTACCCGGGTGATCTGATCATCGTTGACGGAAAAGAATCTCGTGGCGACACCATTCTCCGCATCGCGCAGATCGTGGTGGCCATTACGTCCATCATTACCAGCACCATCGCCGTTATCAATTTGACCAAGTAA
- the fusA gene encoding elongation factor G produces the protein MKDYTPETIRNVAIIGHGSSGKTILADAMLLTSGATTRIGRIEDGSTTSDYHNDEIERQISINSTLIAMEYRGHKINIIDTPGYSDFQGDVISSLRIVDTALLVLKAVEGVEVGTELVWNYAANAATPVILAINKMDNEHADFDNVLEQARARLSSDVVVAQYPINKGPAFNTCLDIVRRKLMVFSTDGSGKYEEKDVPEEHKDKLEELHQALLEKVAESSEDLLNEFFENGTLTDEQLASGLKIAIRERKIFPVFCMAALSNIGVGRVMEFFINYCPDPVTGRTYTVKKTNGDEATLTPNASGEVTAFVFKTISEAHVGELSLFRVYSGTVTPGIDLVNQSNGKNERLNQIFTMRGRERTDVPKIPVGDIGAVVKLKDTHTNDTLATKGSALIIPSIAFPDPVMSAAVKARNKGDEEKIGMGLNTMHEEDPSFQIKIDQETGETIILGQGEIHIDVMVKRLKQRFGVDVDLKAPRIPFRETIRKHADVSYKHKKQTGGAGQYAEVYIKVDPQPRGTGYEFVDAIVGGVISGRFVPAVDKGIQEQMARGVVAGYKMVDVKITLYDGSQHTVDSNEMAFKTASQMAFKKAVADADPILLEPIYILEVKVPDEFMGDVMGDISSHRGKIQGMDAEGPFQVIRAKVPLAELYQYATRLRSMTQGRGIFKRSFSHYEEVPFEVQQKIVEEAKAAREEEA, from the coding sequence TTGAAAGACTACACCCCTGAAACCATCAGAAATGTGGCCATCATCGGCCACGGAAGCTCCGGAAAAACCATCCTCGCGGACGCCATGCTGCTCACCTCCGGAGCCACAACGCGCATAGGGCGCATCGAGGATGGGAGCACCACGTCAGACTATCATAACGATGAGATCGAGCGTCAGATTTCCATCAACAGCACGCTCATCGCCATGGAGTATCGTGGCCACAAAATCAACATTATTGATACTCCCGGCTACTCCGATTTTCAGGGAGATGTGATCTCGAGCCTGCGCATTGTGGATACCGCACTGTTGGTGCTCAAAGCCGTCGAGGGCGTTGAAGTAGGCACGGAACTCGTCTGGAATTATGCCGCGAATGCGGCGACGCCTGTCATCCTCGCCATCAACAAGATGGATAACGAACACGCGGATTTCGACAATGTGCTCGAGCAAGCCCGTGCCCGTTTGAGTTCCGATGTCGTCGTCGCGCAATACCCGATCAACAAGGGGCCTGCATTCAACACGTGTCTCGACATCGTTCGACGTAAGCTGATGGTATTCAGCACCGATGGCAGCGGGAAGTACGAGGAGAAGGATGTGCCCGAGGAACATAAGGACAAACTGGAGGAACTGCATCAGGCGTTGCTTGAGAAGGTGGCCGAGTCCTCCGAAGATCTTCTGAACGAGTTTTTTGAAAACGGAACGCTCACCGACGAGCAGCTGGCCAGTGGCCTCAAGATCGCCATCCGGGAAAGGAAAATCTTTCCGGTGTTCTGCATGGCGGCGCTCAGCAACATCGGTGTCGGCAGAGTGATGGAATTTTTCATTAACTATTGCCCCGATCCTGTTACCGGACGCACCTACACGGTGAAAAAGACGAATGGAGATGAAGCGACCCTCACGCCGAATGCCTCGGGTGAAGTCACCGCCTTCGTTTTCAAAACGATCTCTGAAGCGCATGTCGGTGAATTGTCGCTGTTCCGCGTGTACAGCGGGACGGTCACACCTGGCATTGATTTGGTCAACCAGAGCAATGGCAAGAACGAGCGCCTCAATCAGATTTTCACCATGCGCGGCCGCGAGCGCACCGATGTGCCCAAGATCCCTGTCGGAGATATCGGCGCGGTGGTGAAGCTGAAAGACACGCACACCAATGACACCCTGGCTACCAAGGGCTCCGCACTGATTATCCCGTCCATTGCCTTCCCCGATCCCGTGATGTCCGCCGCTGTAAAAGCGCGAAACAAGGGCGACGAGGAAAAAATCGGCATGGGACTCAACACCATGCACGAGGAGGATCCGAGCTTCCAGATCAAAATCGATCAGGAAACCGGCGAAACCATCATCCTCGGTCAGGGCGAAATCCATATCGATGTCATGGTCAAGCGCCTCAAGCAGCGCTTCGGCGTGGACGTGGATCTCAAGGCGCCGCGTATCCCCTTCCGTGAGACGATACGCAAGCATGCCGATGTATCCTACAAGCACAAGAAACAGACCGGCGGCGCCGGACAGTACGCCGAAGTATACATCAAGGTGGATCCTCAACCCCGTGGCACCGGTTACGAATTTGTGGACGCTATTGTCGGCGGCGTGATTTCCGGACGCTTCGTCCCGGCTGTGGACAAAGGTATTCAGGAACAGATGGCACGCGGCGTTGTTGCCGGTTACAAGATGGTGGACGTTAAAATTACGCTGTACGACGGAAGCCAGCACACCGTCGACTCAAACGAAATGGCCTTCAAAACCGCCTCGCAGATGGCGTTCAAGAAAGCCGTCGCCGATGCCGACCCCATCCTCCTCGAGCCGATCTATATTCTCGAAGTCAAAGTCCCCGACGAATTCATGGGCGACGTGATGGGCGACATCTCCAGCCATCGCGGAAAAATTCAAGGTATGGATGCCGAAGGACCCTTTCAGGTTATTCGTGCCAAGGTTCCGCTCGCCGAATTGTACCAGTATGCGACGCGCCTGCGCTCCATGACGCAGGGACGCGGTATTTTCAAACGCAGTTTCTCGCACTACGAGGAAGTGCCCTTCGAAGTACAGCAAAAGATCGTCGAAGAGGCAAAAGCCGCACGCGAAGAGGAAGCCTGA
- the pyrR gene encoding bifunctional pyr operon transcriptional regulator/uracil phosphoribosyltransferase PyrR — protein MTILHHIIDESGFERMISRLAHEILERNLGVGNLVIIGLRTRGEFVAQRLTAKIASIEGTAPPLGVLDVTLYRDDLRNHLRQPEIKATDIMFDISDRDVILVDDVLFTGRTVRSALGALMDLGRARSIQLVVLVDRGHRELPIRADFIGKNITTSRGEEVRVRLREVDGRDGIDLVSIEA, from the coding sequence ATGACCATCCTCCATCACATCATCGACGAAAGCGGTTTCGAGCGTATGATTTCCCGCCTTGCGCACGAAATACTCGAGCGCAACCTCGGTGTCGGCAACCTCGTCATCATCGGGCTCCGGACGCGCGGTGAATTCGTGGCGCAGCGGCTCACCGCAAAAATTGCTTCCATCGAAGGCACCGCGCCTCCCCTCGGGGTTCTCGACGTGACGCTGTACCGCGACGACCTGCGCAATCATTTACGACAGCCTGAAATCAAGGCTACGGATATCATGTTCGACATCAGTGATCGCGACGTGATCCTGGTAGATGATGTGTTGTTCACCGGCAGGACCGTCCGCTCGGCGCTCGGCGCGTTGATGGACCTTGGCCGTGCCCGATCGATACAGCTTGTCGTACTCGTGGACCGGGGGCACAGAGAATTGCCCATCCGCGCCGATTTCATCGGGAAAAACATTACCACCTCCCGCGGCGAGGAAGTACGCGTGCGACTCCGGGAAGTGGATGGTCGTGACGGCATCGACCTCGTCTCCATAGAAGCGTAA
- a CDS encoding aspartate carbamoyltransferase catalytic subunit — MSSLSIQHLLGLDGVPREDIQLLLDSADTFLEVLDRPIKKVPTLQGKTVVNLFFENSTRTRISFELAERRLSADVVNFSASTSSVSKGETLLDTARNIEAMKVDIVVMRHAAAGAGHFLSTRCTSKFINAGDGTHEHPTQALLDMYSIRQKHGSLEGLRVCIIGDIAHSRVSLSNIYGLKTMGAEVAVCGPASMIPWQLEKLGVRVFTNVDEALRFSDVINVLRIQLERDAGADFPSLREYHNSFGITRKRLEAAGKDITVLHPGPINRGVEIESEVADGPYSVILPEVTNGVAIRMAVLYHIGTKAE; from the coding sequence ATGTCATCGTTATCGATTCAGCATCTTCTCGGCCTCGACGGAGTACCGCGGGAAGATATTCAGCTGCTGCTCGATTCGGCCGACACCTTTCTCGAGGTTCTCGACCGGCCGATCAAAAAGGTGCCTACGCTGCAAGGCAAAACCGTTGTAAATCTGTTCTTTGAAAACAGCACGCGAACGCGCATCTCCTTCGAGCTCGCCGAGCGGCGTCTCTCCGCGGATGTGGTGAATTTCTCGGCCTCCACAAGCAGTGTCAGCAAAGGTGAAACGCTGCTCGATACGGCGCGTAATATCGAAGCCATGAAAGTGGACATCGTCGTCATGCGCCACGCCGCAGCGGGTGCGGGACATTTCCTCAGCACGCGCTGTACGAGCAAATTCATCAATGCCGGCGACGGCACGCACGAGCATCCCACACAGGCACTGCTGGACATGTATTCCATACGGCAGAAGCATGGTTCGCTCGAAGGGCTCCGCGTCTGCATCATCGGCGACATCGCGCACTCCCGTGTGTCGCTTTCGAATATCTACGGACTCAAGACCATGGGAGCGGAGGTGGCCGTGTGTGGTCCGGCCAGCATGATTCCCTGGCAACTCGAGAAACTCGGTGTGCGCGTATTCACGAACGTTGACGAAGCGCTGCGTTTCAGCGATGTGATCAACGTGCTGCGCATACAGCTCGAACGTGACGCAGGAGCTGATTTCCCAAGTCTGCGCGAGTATCATAACAGCTTCGGAATCACACGCAAGCGTCTGGAAGCCGCAGGAAAGGACATCACGGTTCTGCATCCGGGCCCCATCAATCGCGGCGTGGAAATCGAATCGGAGGTAGCGGACGGGCCGTATTCTGTGATTCTTCCCGAGGTCACAAACGGCGTCGCGATCCGCATGGCTGTGCTGTATCACATCGGAACCAAGGCGGAGTAA
- a CDS encoding competence/damage-inducible protein A, with protein MNAELISIGDELLIGQVVNSNASWLGEHLSMAGLHVRRVTVVGDDLDGIVAAYRRAWEENDIVVSTGGLGPTHDDRTREALLAFFETSLIVNGDVLADIKRFLHDRGRTVSERNRDQAMVPASARVIRNYHGTAPGYHFTEGEKHLFVLPGVPYEMKAMVEQDILPFLASLQAKRRAVRTILTTGIPESTLADVLAGIDTLRSDTSVAFLPSPLGVRIRLTCVAESDTDATTAVDELETMVRDRAGEWIFGTDNETLEAHLGTILVRDSKTLSVAESCTGGLITDRVTNIPGSSRWFDRGAVVYSNQSKTDMLGVDPHVIERFGAVSREVCLAMAAGIRRLANSDYGLSTTGIAGPDGGTAEKPVGLVWIGLSTPDGSFAHAFRFGNDRLRTKQRAAQSALDTLRRHLLSLPPVSSL; from the coding sequence ATGAACGCTGAACTCATTTCTATCGGTGACGAACTCCTTATCGGCCAGGTGGTCAACAGCAACGCATCCTGGTTGGGCGAGCATTTGAGTATGGCGGGTCTGCATGTACGACGCGTCACCGTCGTCGGCGATGATCTGGACGGTATTGTGGCGGCGTACCGGAGGGCCTGGGAGGAGAACGATATCGTCGTGAGTACGGGAGGTCTTGGACCCACCCATGACGACAGGACCCGCGAAGCGCTGCTCGCGTTTTTCGAAACATCACTTATCGTGAACGGCGATGTTCTGGCGGACATCAAACGTTTTCTCCATGACCGCGGAAGGACCGTGTCGGAGCGCAATCGCGATCAGGCGATGGTGCCCGCTTCGGCGCGGGTAATCCGGAATTATCACGGGACAGCCCCGGGGTATCATTTCACCGAGGGCGAAAAACACCTTTTCGTGCTGCCGGGCGTCCCGTACGAAATGAAAGCCATGGTGGAACAAGACATCCTCCCCTTCCTCGCTTCTCTGCAAGCAAAACGGCGGGCGGTGCGCACCATCCTGACAACCGGCATACCCGAATCCACGCTCGCGGATGTCCTTGCCGGTATCGATACGCTTCGGTCCGATACCTCGGTCGCATTTCTTCCGTCGCCTCTCGGCGTGCGTATCCGCCTCACATGCGTCGCAGAAAGCGACACGGACGCCACCACCGCGGTTGACGAACTCGAGACCATGGTCCGGGACCGTGCCGGAGAGTGGATATTCGGAACAGACAATGAGACACTCGAAGCGCACCTGGGTACGATACTTGTTCGCGATTCGAAGACGCTCTCCGTGGCTGAATCCTGCACGGGCGGACTGATCACCGACCGCGTCACAAACATACCCGGCAGTTCCCGGTGGTTCGACAGGGGCGCTGTCGTGTACAGCAATCAATCAAAGACGGACATGCTTGGAGTGGACCCGCACGTCATCGAGCGCTTCGGCGCGGTGAGCCGGGAGGTGTGCCTCGCCATGGCGGCGGGCATTCGGCGTTTGGCCAACAGCGATTACGGTCTTTCCACCACAGGTATCGCGGGGCCGGATGGCGGCACGGCCGAAAAGCCCGTTGGTCTGGTTTGGATCGGATTGAGCACGCCCGACGGCAGTTTCGCGCATGCCTTCCGCTTTGGCAACGACCGGCTGCGCACCAAGCAGCGAGCGGCGCAGAGCGCCCTCGACACACTGCGCCGCCATCTTCTTTCTCTTCCACCCGTTTCTTCACTGTAA